The stretch of DNA tcatttgcgtcccaaaactaatgagatcgccttacgaaacaaaaattatactcctcctaaaagccatggcactcgcaggagcgcttgcggcgcgccacgagtggcttggtgcgcggccgtttcccagtgcgctgacacaacgcctcttcctcagcctcgcaactcacGAGCTGCTAATTGGCgacttgccggcgggcgagcatgatctcaccggtgtggtgatctgGCGCCAataggtactcctcctcgctggaagtgtgcacccggtccacgtaccgccaagcgtagatgaggcacttgggcccgactgcactcagggcgtcggcacgggcatcctccgccaccctcacggacctcgcacgagccttctgctaAAGAGCCAATTGCccgactctctcggacgcgacataggcctcccaggcagcttgttccgcggtgcgcttctcttcctcggccttcttctctgCCTCTATTTTGATGCGCTCTGCtagaggcaaagcctcccacaaggcgacatccatttctttctaAAGCTCttcaaggctggggggctcggtgggcggcgcggcgttctcctcgtagcggggagtcgacgcgtcctccggcgcgcgtgctggcgagattgggaacaccgacgcgtccacctcgacgcatCGCGACaaggagcggaacgccgacgcgtcctcctcgactagtggcggcgaggaacggaacggcgacgcgtcgcgtCGCGGTGAGTAGCGGAATGCCGACACGTcgtcctcgactagtggcggcgaggaacggaacggcgacgcgtcgcggagcggcgaggagcggaacaccgatgcgtcctcctcaactagtggcggcgaggaatggaacagcgacgcgtgaccgtccgtgcggtgcagcgaggggctcctagggcttgggaggggcgatgccatggtggtcgacgtgagagggagggggaggagatagcgatgaacgtgaacgtgagggggaggagatagcgatgtcatGGGAGGCGAAGTATTTATAGTGAgtaatggcacacctacgtaagatatggactgagctgcactgacttaactgcagatccagttgcgtcactgacgtgtgggccaggcccctgttgggcccatatgtcagtgacccaatgcacctgcagttaagtaacaactacgtgggcatatttgttggagtaaattacgggggagcgaaggggtggaaatattgctggtcacaacagTTGTACGAgcgtgggggaggagagtcatgcatgcagattttttcacacggggtggagtggtgggaccgtcggagggagaaggagagtttggcaggcatattgtttccacacatggagaggaaaagatttggagacaaacgggcttcctgcaggtatggggaacgatgcataataagtcatcttgcatgccaggctaggtatagtctcaagtcattaaaaacatacatgccccacacatgttcatatttcaaggtgcactaaattattgcatgtgatgattaaggctggccataatggtggtatcttagctggtatcatgcacacgagAATAgaaaacatgctgatgtggcaaataattaaagaagagaggggggttagagtaactagtgttcatgcatgcattggtaaacacatttttttgtgaagaacgacagcactagttgagtacttttgcagacttcaaaaactattccaccgcctctactatcttgctaagagtaggtgaaaattttgaatcgagccctttaaactagaagggaggtagtggtactctaatagctaaccttgttgtgatgacaagataggacatggcacgcacctggacggaggaactagtctgcattgtgcatttaagttttgtctgaagtcaatgtacctctattttcaccagacttatagaaaaatgtgtcaacattcacaatgtcaaatcaatatttttacactcattataaaacgtagttcttatactcattataatcagtattgtagatattgatatttttagtataaatttggtcgcgggatttcattgatgcctgtcaaagcattgaggaagcggagcttagggcttgcattgccggtctctacataggtatttctcttcataatcctgtaattttagagactgattgcgcttttgtggtagagtctcttgcatcgggggactatgacaggtctgctatgcgtgacctgaagatgaaagcgttgagcatctcgaagttgatcaacaatcttcaattgtcaaagattagccgttcagccaataaggtggcacacttaatcgctaagtatagctttgacaatagattagatggtattcttgtaaataatgTACCGCCCTGTATGGTGAATATtttatcgaatgagtgtactagtgtggctggttaattaatataaggtgttgttcaaaaaaagtataaatttggtcaaacactttgcaaacggttgacgggagtaaaaaggaccatagggagtatcatgcatgcggagtaggcaaaaaaatggcttgtctaaaaaaaggaaaaaatgctcatttatagccggtcgaagtctcaaagggcgcgaccgcgcgagggaggcgaaggtcgtgggaggcgcgacgtttgacggaattaagtgaagttacatccacgtgCTCGCATGGcatgcgaacaggcagaagctataccatcaggcctacgatatgggtctagtagacatgacatctagtgggtcccacatagttctcgagaactctttgggggcttgcagctgTTTATCCAACGGGCAAGCCAacaaccccacgccgttcgcacgccctactcgtccccgtcttctaccttacaacagttcgctcccagtcgtcctgtcctttcacattagtttgctcccagtttttttgcggggtacaacagttcaacttctcctaaccctcctccaaaatccatggcctcccaaatctccatggtcaccgctgagtaccaggttagagccatcatcggcgatcagttcatcgtcatctacacacgtggatccgaaatggtgaaagcatggcttgcttgcttcctacgcatgttcaacagttcaacggatgagtgggtcgcttggctagatgttgagtacaccacagtcctgggacgagagaaggatctaaaggacgaagagaggaagaagcccgccgtgatccaggtttgcatacataacgtttgcttggtctaccacatatgccatgccgacgttgagtgccaggattttaagaacttcctcaaggacaaaagagtgaaattcgttactgtaggctttaagaacgtccgtgatgtcctgcgtcggataggtcttgttgtaggccagcccttcgatctccagaaggcaagcctggtgtcctcctctcaaccttcaatgctgaccctggcagcagccatgattgatccttcgtacgctaaactgaagaaacctcatcacgagtttcatcatgcatgggagtcgaagacattagatgaagatcacatcctgtacgcagcaatggatgcctgccttttgtttaaatatctacaagggttggatgaagaagcagagcccagtgtccgattcaagcaaagaagcgtcgacgaagaggaagaggaagagggacaaggatgaagtcgaggacatggactcggactccgagtaggtggcagtgtcgtcactcatgctggttctactgcagtgtcaggcggactagttgcttagtttattttcaagggtgtgttgtgctgaggccctagcagaactatgtttatgttctttctcgttatttgaactctttagtacgtacagtagtactagtactatgtcttactactgttcttcttgcagttggtactactgcttgtatcttcgtgttcctactgtacttaatacgttcgtactagtagtataatttgggtcggtcgatttgtgaaagaagttcgacggagcgaaggaagaagacgacagaagaggtggaagaagcccttctagccatccatgttgcatcaaacggctcacatgatTCGACAGGCCCAAATTGCTCCtccagattgcaggatccacgtggcattcaaggtctcgaaggtagattccgcgtccgcacccggtttgcgggcttgacgtgcgcgcgaccggcttccgccacgacagccaccatgcgcgcctcctccgcgcgggccGAGACGACAATTACACACtaggcgtgctggagcacgcgctcgtcctcctctttgTATGCTGCATGCATAGACGCGGcaccaccagctgctcgcgtgcttggcagcgcggcggcattgcgaggagggactgcagacgacgtgagcgggcgagccttcagcttcatggcacagggatggcggcaACACGatggtgatgggcgagaaattgttggccggagcaggcaggcaccggcatgcgcaacggcggcggcatattgatgagtgcgcacgtgggagcttactttagttttatatataaggttggtcaaacttaaaagataaccgtactagtacacgtaaacattagacttaggcagcgattttattagttagtaccacagccacgatacagaatcctgtgcaagcgcgtgaaccacgaccgcgcggtcgatcgaacggtgtgtcgccgtgtcgcgctcgaagggacatccaccgaacctttttgtgtgtgtgaaaacaatcctcgaatattactcaactttttttcctgtgaaagttcttgacgctgcaatatttccatatatttgaatttagctccagttcgtgtttatttggatttggacgttttaggtgcgccctagtttttttaatattgattttgtgtgtgtgactgagagagaacgtgtgtatgtgtccatatgtgtgttgtggcggaagggcaatgtggagacggtgtgcgtgtgatacagacatagagaggtgtgaatgtgcaaatgatcatgcatgagtgagacatagacatatgccgatacgttgtgtatacatgagagaacggtcttctagtttacttgtgtgtgtgagagagagagagggagagagagacagagagaggagcaaccgtaacacaacaaccatctctctcgattcgtccatccctcgcacggtcgcatgcaacacatgcatcaacgcgcacattttgacaccctcacccggcccctgcccacctcaaggcccgcacaatctcttcgtgaatacccatttctctccttaggtttgttttctctcaatatctgacacacacacgtACACAGATAGAGAGACAcacgcagcacacacacacacacactcccccgagcacacaattcatccccatccaaggttatacggcgaccactctcgcttgtgcttctttgcaccccaacatgcacaacacctcaatcttcaaagagggcacgagcagatcgaagacggcgaccacaccgcgctagagaatgcggggtcatttggaagcagggtgatgtgacgacggctgactgactcctccccccaccctctctctctcttgcacaaaattaccaatccctctctcccccgcacaaaattgtcaatccctcaacccatgagatccttccctctcgtccatgtttttcgctctctcatcaaacatgttgtctcttctccttccacgtatacagaatccagatgcacacgcatctcatgtatattacatgtatccatctttctcacagacctaacttcttcctctctctctttctctctctatctctctctctctctctgtctcgttaggtttgtctcctactctctcgtccacatacatacaatctttcccgccctatctgctccatcttcaaaagctctctctgcacgtttcattcacacattgggatatgtcaaaatgttgcttctataatggctgatgtagagttatggttgttcttgttgcatcctacaaagtaataactatgaaatgcatttagattctcatttgactgggattatgtgagtttgagcatgttgtgaagtactatagaccttgtatacatcttgggattcgacaatgattgtaactattgaattgtatagaccattacattcgaagtcaatagcctaatatatttatttcacaatttcaacaaatgattagttcactacaaactaagaaaacaaatgtgtactccctccgtttttatttaagtccgcgtattagcattggtcaaagtcaagttttgtaaactctcagaaagcttataacaaaaaatattaacatatacaataacaaataaataccattagattcattattgaatgtactttcacatcatacatatttgttatggtaaatgtttatatttttctataaacttggtcaaactttaggaagtttgacttcggtcaaacctaatatgcagagtttactactactactcgctatttgcttagccgaatcactcaacacgccacacggggagtccagtgtcacaaaattttgaggtcggcgagaaaatctcccgcgaccctgattcaagcagtgggaagttaccatcatagccttcggaacaggcctacggatgacgcttggtagggggctgttttcgtaacttcaggttcaccctacccagccaaccccaccccggcacccagagtagtacacctgaatactccccattttctatccccacctcaaaatagacttctccacggcaccgcagccttcgtgctcctcccctttacatcggcgcactcgtccaccgcagcgcatctgcctcatcgacgacctcaTACATcacactggagccggtccaccgttgtcgtcgtacacggagccccttccccggcatcgtcttccatggtctcggatctgcttcccggaagccgacgccaagcgcagaagtaccaccgtcgtgcacattgaactgactcccgttgccgaccatgactcacagaggccgccgcgaccatcgttctcctcctcgattggtaatgtgtgtattgaatcacttagcagtacatgttcagttccaattttgttcatacctatcCTTCAAATTTCCTAGGTGCTATTGTTCCAGTAAAAGTAATTGATtgtagcctccattgtccaatagaatatcagcttgtaattgtgcgtcacTCCTGTAacgcgctgtgcttgggtaggtttttcatctgcaaccagtagtgtggcaaatgatggaaagttttttagaactagcaagatgcccatgagttgcacgcatcaagatgcatttgtatgagtagtttatcttgtgggagaaaaggatgaatgagggaaggccttatttgcaaatctggagaggggtatgggtatctttttgcaaaattcccatttgtttccttcctatctgtcagatataaatcaaacggcctatattgcaagaaAAAAGGTATGGAGAAAAAAAAGTAGACAGTAAaggaagtagagataaatattaaatattaaatataaaataaatataacagtagagaagagagtagagatagcagAGACATCGGGAAAGGATCGCGCGCGCGGGAAAAAGCGGCCAGGCGTGCGCTAATTTTGGCGCGCGGCGTCCGGCGCGCTTTATAAAATCCAACGCCCTCCCACCGCTCTGTGCCTTGCCACCGCTCTCTCCCTGCTCTGTGCCTCGCCACTCCTCTCTCCCTGCTCTTTTTTGCCTCGTTGCCGGGAAACTTGGGGATACCGCGGCGTCCGCACGCACCCCTCCGGCGGCTTCTCCGCCGAGATCCAGTTCCGCAGgatgcgcctcggcctcggcaatTTCGACACCGCCAACGAGGCCGCCCGCATGTACGACGCGGCGGTGTGGCGCCTCCGATGGCCTCATAGAACATTGAACTTCCCCAACATGCCGACGCGGGAGCGGGCGCAGGAGCTCGCGCCTCTGCCGTGGCTTAGCACCGACAAGGATCGTCGCAACAACCGGAGGCGGGAGCACCGTCTCGGCATCGCCGAGATggacgaggaagccatggtgcTGTGGCGCCAACACTTCCCGCAGGACATCATCAacgaacacaagttctacgcgcAAAGGAGGGCGGAGAGGGATAAGAGGAGGGCGGAGCGAGCCGCCTATCGTGAGGACAAGCGTAGGCGAAAAGCGGATGCTCAATTCAACATGAGGCTAGGAGCAGCGTCGCCCTGTGAATCCGACGATGATCGGTATCTTCATGCCTATAGTCAGACGTCGGAGAAGGACATCACCGAGGAGGAGTCATATGACGAGGAGTAGTtgaattatctttttttatctatctatgctgAGAACTATCCTCTACTCTCTAGTATCTACTTCTCGATCTCAGCATTGTAAACACTTTTTTAAAGCGCCGCGTGTTGCGtttctattggagatgctctaacatggaagacgagtgctttaatgttgcccacaagatgcgcgagtattactagtagtatatttttcttgccatgttgagattttaaaaccatgagtgcgaacatgcagaggagcaatgaagaccaaacacaggatattcgggacatcttcatggagcgtggcaagttaaagaggagctgcaccgaacctgtaaaacgagctttggtatgtaacaccctttcaattacttgcgtgtagcctcgtgtttcttggatgtgtatatgttgtagtttctgtttctctgaagcgtggtgttctttgatgtgtaataagaagagtcttaatcgtcctaatgtttttgtttttagcttgatgtagaaagtgggtgttctcaccttgtagtctgtttttatttttttttcttttgaattcacttctccgagttctgtttatctggcttctactaaatggatctaggttgctctgagtattgatctaaaaaagaagtaacttcatgttaggatgcagttcctgtgaggagggaagtatggtcaacctcgagatcatgtttccaaaatgaggctggattacacacaaggtgccagttccctaatgatgttggattagacacaaggtgcaaattcccagatgatgctggattacacacaagccaggtggagtcgtcagctgttcgtgtcctcgtggcattagtaaaggctgaaagaaagtgtgcagcagcccttgagaatgtagctgagtttctgaagaagcgaaaagagcaatcagatgctctcttcacccaagcgaaagaagagatggaagaagccagaaataatctagcagaggcagagtaggctaggcgtctcctgctatctaaaactgttgtcaatacaaaatttcctttataatagctaggttcaaatatTTATCCAGTCATCATGCCtattgtgatgtccgtgcatctactgatgtggcacaaaatgtttttttcgggtcatgtaatcACAGCagttactttccaaacaataacagacgaagcattggacatggtatagttcacgcgcaagcccgacattccaagttcaacttccacatcaaactcatgttcacagatatctgcacattcatacataatgtccacaaccatgattttcttcaaagccaaaaaatgtGCGGAGAGTTATAAaaaaagaaaatcctctactagttcctgctaccagtgcgggCACAACAAGTCAAcaccatgcgtaaattaattatattttaggcattttttgtgttctaaaatgcctgtcGGCTCAcagaaggacgtgttgccggcacacgcgcggattcaatgaaggcaggcggggtAGTCTTAAGTtggttgcacgcggcgaggaggcgtgctcagccgggcctgtagcaagtgcggccctcttggccggcgcgccggttcaatgcctgcgctatgagaggtcgtgtccgtgtcagagcaatcactccctccagtccttttttgtttgggtataacaaaatctcattttccattcacattttacaagtaaaattcatggacaaactttggcccaaagtacgatggggactagtaaaccagaatggaggtagtagtttttttaatcaaagaagggtttccccttctgATTTTCATACtgaaaaccagcatctaaatctaaaccatggtatttgccctagaactaccaggttcaacatctcgcaacataaacccatacaacctccatcgcaaaaaaaaccatacaaccatacgccaaggaggtacgtagtactatgaattccattttcgctctataccaatcgttctaaaaactacttactacttataacgcgccattgaaaattggaactcttaaccccgctaaaaatgatattttaaacatggctactcgatctgtggcaactggcgagccaccgcgctccaagtcgttcacctgtggtcccgaccatcaactcctatggataaaattatcacgcgagctgactattcctacaaaggtgctccaccacgtacccggtacccgcgaattCAGCAaccgtgcacctagggttttaggatttatttgttaacgttgcctttacgtaacactcatgtgtgcgagacagcgagaggccgactgcgtgcgtgcgcctcttctcttcgtatatgtactcgatcgtttgtctggtgtccaaaaaattataataactactagcaatgtgccaatgcattgccacacgatcaaagtagattaatacatattcaccgatttgatagaaaaaagtctagttttgaaatacgtatatcactaaaaatatgttatgtttcactcaaaatatattcctttggcggttttgatgagataagggaggaatgttgttggtttcaagattcgagaagtggtatatgtctaatttctactcttactagcaagatgaccatgcgttgcatggaacatcaagatcttgtgggagaaaaggatgaatgagggaaggccttatctgcaaatgtggtgaagagtgcgggtaaattgccatattttccttcctatccgtcagatataaatcggatgacctacattgcaggatggcaggcccaccgtcatcaccaactctattttttatccctactcttataaaaagcattgtcggtgatgatcgtttgcctgccatcctgcaatataggccattcgatctatatctgacggataggaaggaaactatggcaattttgcaaaaagatacccacacccctctcctgatttgcaaataaggccttcccttgttcatccttttccccacaagataaactactcatacaaatgcatcttgatgttccgtgcaacgcaagggcatcttgctagttgttgcaaaaagcccatgtgtgtgtgtgagagagagggagagtggaggaggacggagtgcatttgtgacaaagacacaaggagtgtgtgtgcaaTAGGTAttagcttaaaatgaggcgatagtgtgtgtgtgtgtggacgATCGAGAgtgcgtgtctcaagaagggaagaaaaatctacatatatacaaggagcgggagagagacatctatgtgatggtggaagcacgagtgtgcaggtgtataaacctatctagaggctagctagtcgataaatgtttgtgagagaaatacgagtcagggtgcgaaagcgagagttttgtgtgtgtgagagagagacggtagtcgggaaggggagtggaagtaggagttgtgtgtgtgtgtgtctgtgagagagagaggagacggtagtcggggttgtctgatcggtaaacaaatgaataatgtcggtctgggatggagatgaaaaggagaccgcaacaaatgttgtgtctacaggagagagagagtaattttagtggtatgagtcatatgtagagagatatagggtgtgtgagagaatcccatagagagaaagacaaagtgaaagacgagtggagactgtgtgtgtggtggtgaaaaagaaagcttaggtaccgagtgataccagagaatggtagagacgtgagagataatgaaaaccgtgtaatgtataatatagggagagtgtgacacttctcaagggagacgtcgagagaccatgtttgcgaggataggagaaacatgaagtgagcgtgcaggtgagctggagaaaagagagtgatagctacctgaaggagcatgcatgcgagagagatgggcgtgaaaggagtgaacaaaaaagggattcaaatatttgaattcgagatgatgatacatgtaatccatactcgaaccaaaattgatctatcaaacatgcatactcatatgaattcacgcacatctatgttat from Triticum urartu cultivar G1812 chromosome 3, Tu2.1, whole genome shotgun sequence encodes:
- the LOC125546748 gene encoding ethylene-responsive transcription factor 2-like, encoding CRETWGYRGVRTHPSGGFSAEIQFRRMRLGLGNFDTANEAARMYDAAVWRLRWPHRTLNFPNMPTRERAQELAPLPWLSTDKDRRNNRRREHRLGIAEMDEEAMVLWRQHFPQDIINEHKFYAQRRAERDKRRAERAAYREDKRRRKADAQFNMRLGAASPCESDDDRYLHAYSQTSEKDITEEESYDEE